In Lentisphaerota bacterium, the DNA window TGGATGGCGTTCGTCAGCTCAGCCATGCCCCGAGCGTTCTGTCCCCGCGACGATTGAGCGGGGAGTGCACCAGCGTCGCTCGGCCGCCCGACTTGGCCGAGCCCATGACCTTTCTTGAAGAAAGCACCAGCCTTGGCGGGATCGAAACGGCCATCGGCGTCGACAAGCGTCTGGGCCTTCTCTTGCCAGATGCACATCATCTGAGCGGCTTTCTCTTCCAAAGTCATGCGAGACAGCAGGTCCGCCATGCGTTTGGACGCGGGCAGCTTGGCGTTCTTGTAAGGCGGGATAGACTTGGCGGCGGTTCGTCGTGTGTTCATGGGTTGAAAATCATGTTCCGAAATCACTCTTCAGCCGGGAGGAGTACACGATCCATTGGATAAAGAATCTTGAGCGCCAGAAGAAGCCGACTGCCGATAGAGTTGCACCAGTTGGCGGATGCGGTTCGGGTGCAGCACGAGCAGCGCAATGCCGCCCACGATGTTGCCCAGCGTGACCGGCAGGAGGTTGTTGAAAATAGTCCCGTGGCTCCACAGCGGCACCCCTCTGGCAAAGAGGCCAACCGGAATCAAGAGCATGTTCGCGACGCAATGCTCAAAGCCACAGGCCACGAAGGTCGAGATCGGCAATATGCAGCAAATGATTTTCGAGACCACGTCCTTCGCAAGCGTGGCCAGAATCAAGGCAAGAGTCACGAGCGCGTTACAGAGGATCCCTCGCACAAAAGCATCGCCAAAACTCATCGCAAGTTTGGCTTCAGCCACCCGGACCGCTGTCTCTCCGAGCGGCGTTAGAGCATCCGGCGCACCGAGCAGGGCTGTACAGACGATCAGCGCAGCAAAGCCGTAGGCACCGATAAAGTTTCCGACATACACCGATCCCCAGTTACGAAGCAACTTGGAGACGGGATAGAGGCGCGTGATGGCTCCAACGATCATGACGATGTTACCCGTAAACAGTTCGGCGCCTGCAATCACCACGAACACAAGGCCGATGCTGAACACGAGGCCGGCGACGATGCGACTTCCCGTCTCGGTGAGCGCCACGAGCGACACCAAACCCCCGAAACTGATGTAGATGCCAGCCAGCATACCGAGCAGGAGCAGTTGCCAGACCTGCGTATTGGCTTTGCGAATTCCAAGCACGGACACCATTCGGTCGTGCTCTTTTGCGGACAACATGGGATCGTAGGTGGCAGGAATGGGCGGTTTAGGCAGGGTTGTGCTCATCTCCTCTTTCCTTCATCTTTCTGCATCCAACGGAAAAAACCCGTCATTGAGGCTGTTTTCAAGAAAGGGTCGCCGACCCTACCAATA includes these proteins:
- a CDS encoding formate/nitrite transporter family protein, with protein sequence MSTTLPKPPIPATYDPMLSAKEHDRMVSVLGIRKANTQVWQLLLLGMLAGIYISFGGLVSLVALTETGSRIVAGLVFSIGLVFVVIAGAELFTGNIVMIVGAITRLYPVSKLLRNWGSVYVGNFIGAYGFAALIVCTALLGAPDALTPLGETAVRVAEAKLAMSFGDAFVRGILCNALVTLALILATLAKDVVSKIICCILPISTFVACGFEHCVANMLLIPVGLFARGVPLWSHGTIFNNLLPVTLGNIVGGIALLVLHPNRIRQLVQLYRQSASSGAQDSLSNGSCTPPG